The nucleotide window TTGATACACTAATGGTGCCTGGTGTAGGCAAATGAAAGTTGGTATAACTGAGGATCGTAGGTAAGGATCCACCAATAAGTGCCACCAGAGGACGCTTAGAGAAACCTTATATTCTAGGGAGTTGTCATGAGAACGTGGGTTAAACTATAAAGAAAGGAAAAGTTAGAAAAAACCCATTGACAAAGATGAGTACATGAGATGATAGATGTGTATGTCAAAACTATTCCTCTATAAGGGGAAATCATTTAGGTAGTATCCGCCAAATGACGAGTTTTGGGAAAATGTAGTATGAAAGAGAAATCATGAACTCAGATGACTATACATTGGCATTCGGATGAGTACTAAAGGTTATAGTGGGTCATAGCAGGAGGGCGTGCTACACCTTTGGATACAGTAATTCGACTAAGTAGATTACAAAGAAGTAATCGGACCACTATTTAAACTAAGTTGGATTTAGTCCGCCAAGGTGGCATGGGGTCCTATTAGCCACACCAAAGGATGAAAGGTAAGCAAGTCATGTAGAATTAGTATAAGGAAAGAATCTATTATGGACTAAATAGATGAGAACACTCACTAAAGGCCTTTAGGAAGGTAAGCCGGAAGGTTGTTGTTGACGAGGCATGATAGTAAGATAATGAGAACCACATGGGCATACGTAAGAGAAAGGAATAGAGTTCTCAGAAATGGTGAGACATTCAAAAGAACTATCAAAGAGGGCTGATAGAGTGGCTGGAGAGTAATCGTTCAACAATCTATCAACCAATGGATAGGATTGGGAATAAAAGAAAGTCCACTACAACAGCTTAAGAGAAATATCCCAAAAATGCAGGGAGTTGTTGtatcattattatttaattgagcCCCGTTATGGTAGGGTATGTTTTGTGTAATTAAGAAACTCACTAAATTCGTTTGAACTTACAGGGGTTTGGTTTGTGGTTGCAAGAATTGTAGATTAAGGTACTCGAGGAGGGACCTAGCCAGACCTTATTGAATCAAAGAACTTCGTAGTAATGTGTCATGCATATAGAAAGGAGGCACCTTTAGGAACTTCGCCCACGGGATGGTTATGTTGTATTCACTTAGATCATCAGTGTTTGAAGTTCAAATAGTAAACTTTGTATAAGAATTAAAGTCTGATGTAAGTTTACTTCTTCTCTACTTTTGTGGATACTTGGTTCTTTTGTCAATTTTTGCTTGCCATTTTGGACCATCCAATGCTGATTTCCTTATCGTATTAAGTGCTCGCAATCACTTCAGATATGTTGTGTTTGAGTTATGACAGAGCTAACTGTCAATGTGTCATAATGTTCTGTTAATGCTGATGCTGAGGTTGAAGACTTTGTTGTGTTGATGAAACTTGTTCTTTGCAACCTATAACGAATATTCATTATTTTTTTTTCCTATGAAATGAAttaacaaattttattttaaaaaaattataatattaaaaattaagaatACTTTACTTGAATATCATCTTGACTAACGTGATTAACTCGGATTCTAAAACGAATGAAAAACTTTATAAATAGTATTGATATGGATGGATGCATAAAAGAACAAACTTGTTAAATACATCGTttagaataaaaattataaaataaagggTAAATTAAGGCCATGCATCCTTTTTGTGAATCTGAGGTGGCAATGCCTCTCAAAGCACTTCTTTTAAGTATATATGAAGGCATTGCATGATATGTCTGTGAACCTCTCGCTATCAGTATCAATCCCCTCTCTCTCCCTAAAGCAAATCAAACCAACAATGGCCACTTCTCTCCTTTCGCTCTCCTTATTCGTTATCTCCTTCCCCTTTCTCCCCATCCAAACAGCACTTTCTTCTTCAACTGATTCCTTCGTGTTCGGGGGCTGCACCCAACAAAAGTACGCACCCGACTCGCCCTATGAGTCCAACCTCAACTCCTTGCTTACTTCCCTTGTTAACTCAGCCACTTATTCCTCCTACAACAACTTCACCATCGTGGGTTCAAGTCCCCAAGATGTTGTTTACGGCCTTTACCAGTGTCGTGGTGATCTCTCCATGCCCGACTGCGCCACATGCGTTGCCCGTGCAGTGACCCAAACCGGTTCCTTATGCCCAACATCTTGTGGTGGGGCGGTGCAGCTGCAAGGCTGCTTCATTAAATACGACAACGCTACGTTCCTGGGAGTTGAGGATAAGAATGTGGTGCTCAAGAAGTGTGGGCCGTCGGTGGAGTTTGAGAAGGAGTCGGAGATTGTAGGGGGTAGAGATGCGATGATGGCGGGGTTGATGGGCGGCGGAGGGTTGTTCAGAGTCGGTGGGTCGGGTGAAGTCCAGGGTTTGGCCCAATGTGTGGGGGACCTTAGCTTGGCGGAATGTCAGGATTGTTTGTCTTCCGCCATCCAACGGCTGAAAAGCGAATGCGCGGCAGCCGCTTATGGTGACATGTATTTAGGCAAGTGTTATGCTAGGTTCTCCACTGCTGGAGATAATGGTCACTATTATCCTAAATCCCATAACGGTAAAACCTCTCAAACACCCCTTTTCTTTTACCAAATTTAAGTAAATTCATTTACCACGCCCTAATTTGAGTATACCAAATGACATGGTAGATTTTAAacttatatattttatcaatttcactcCTATTTATTCTTGaactaaatttaactttaaatCTTTTAAAAGGTGTTGAATTATtaactttttaataaaaatattaactaaatattaaattattaaatacaaCAGTCTGCATAGGTGGATTATCATTAAGAAATTACCATGCTAATATCATTGAAAGGTTAATGTTTTAATCTGATTtccttaaaaaattaatttaactcttttaaaatAGTTCATCATTATACCTAATCTTTTAGTTGAATGAGGTCTGAAGTTTTTGTGAAAATCTCTTCTAGTTCAGTTTAATTTCCAATTACGTAATTATGTTACTATTTTCGTTCAGCTTAGTTTCTGATTGCATTATTGTgctattataaatattttatttattgaataaaataataaatctataaaatagtttaGCCCTTTtttcttaaaaagaaaaagaagcatgTCAATGAGAGTGATCCATTTGCATTGATATATTATTTGCAGAAAAATCTGGCAACGACGGTGAGAAGACGTTTGCAATTATCATTGGATTACTGGCTGGGATCGCTTTGCTCATCATTTTTCTTGCTTTCCTAAGAAAAGTGGTGGACCGAAATGGTAAAGTAcataaccattttttttttccttgacacaaaaatattaataaaattaaactttCACGTCAATTaacttaaataattttaattaaattagagTTGGTTACTGAATATCTATgataaactatatatatataaattacaaaaagaaaagaaagtaaaatttCTATAATCTTTTATTTGATTCAGTATATACTGACATGATTCTttgaaattcaattaattattatTCCTTTTAATGCAGGTAAATAATATTCCAACTTTTCCAGAATCCAGATCATTAAGGGTAGAATTGATTAtcttctattcttttctttttttttttttgtttatgatGTTCCAACTTTTATCTAAAGCAAAGACAAGATGGAAAGACGTGCCCAATTTAAAGTTATAAAGGAAAAAGGAGAACCAAGAAGAAAACAGTGAAAGGCTAAGATTCCACACTCTCACAAAGTTGGCTTTTCTTGTCTTGTCTTAATGTGAAGAGAAAACAATTTCTTATTGTTATTGCAAAGCTGTGATTTTTATTTGTGCATGTTATTATTCATTGTTTCCTTACACTTTTGTGCTAAGTTTCCTCCCTTTTCTCCTTTTACTGTTTCCTTATAATAATATCCTAACATCCATGTATAATTGTTATCTTATAAGATTATCATTGTTTTTTATCCTAATATCTTCCCACTTAATTACTACTCTAAATTCACTGTCAAAGTTTTTTAAAGTAAACAATATTACTTTAAacaaatttatttcttttttcaaaGTTTGGTGCCCTAAAAGCAAAAGAGAACCCTATTTGTAATATAGGATTCACATTAAATAaagctttaaattttttttagtccaaaattaactaattaaataatCTACTAGCTAGTAATTATTACTTCATTTAACTCACAACAATTAATGCACTTAAATTATGACCCACTTAGAAAAGAAAAGTTTGAGTTCGACAATCATTTTTCAAATTATCCTTCTACGATTGTTTTAAATTTCAAGTAAACGTTTTGCTTggcatttttttttctaattaaaatacACTAACAACTTCctacttattttttttaaaaatatattaagtataaaattttcaaaaaatgatAAAAGATTACAAGTGTCAATGGCTTCAACATACTTTAAATATTTACTCTGAAGTTAGTGAAATAAGCTTTAACTAAGGCTGCTTTAAGAAAACATCGCATTACATCAAACACAAATCTGACATCCTCTAATGAGCTTCTTTAGCCAACACATTATATTAAGGATTTTAGAAAATATATTCAAATTCTCATTGAAAGCAACTTCACTTCCGCACCCACTCAAACAGGTTATATTGCATGCTCAGGCTAATTTGATTTTCGAGTCAGTTTCACATTCCATTCAATGTCTCATTTTAAGTCCAAATTTTGATGAAGTCAAGTTACAAATTTTCAATTCCGATTTCGCCTTTTAACTtcgattttgatttttaatttgtactcttttttttttttttaaacattttgtttcaattttattttatgagtTTGAAACACAAATTTGAGACCTAAGACTTTTTAAATCTGAGCCACACAAACTTGAGTAAAACTTGAGCCTACCAAACAATGGGCCCATATGGCCTATCTCTTTAACTATGCCATCACCAGCTCTCTCCCATCACAACCACCTTGCACTTTTGCTAGCAACTCTATGCCTCACAACCCATCACTCTTAACCAACTAGTCCTTATTGTTAGTTTGTACCAAGTCAAACTAGCTAGTTGGACCgattgaattgagaattaatCCAAAAAAAGTCATTAGACTAGTCGACTCGAGAATTGGTATGGACGAGTTGAACAAGATAGAAAACTAATTAAACAAGACAATTGAACCTGTGGCGCCTAACCAACTTAACTACCAATCTAGTTCTGAAAACCCTAGTTCCCAATTACCACTACTACCACCTTCCCCATAAAGTTAACTATTATTCACCTGCAACTAAGGAGGCTCTTGACACTACTATTAGAGCCCTCAACACTATCAAATCACCATCTTTATTCTCAATTCATCATCTAACTTCTCACACCCTCCACTAATAGCCCTTCAACATCCCCTCACCACCACCATCCAACCTTCACAACCTATTGATAACACCACCCCTTAGCTCACATCTCAAGCCCAATAACCAATAAGCAGCAACAAtcgaaaagagagagagagagagagaaacaaataaaaaaggaCTTATAGTCAAAATCtgcaagaaaaaaaaagaaaggaaaagagaaccAACAACAATGTCCAAGGGAAAATCTAGAAACTTTTTTCACGGGTTGGAATTgagttataaattttttaaaaagtcaaaatataattttatcatgaaATTTTGATTCATTATTTTTAAAGTACTAAACATTTTTCCATTTGGGGTGACAGTATAATTTTtccatatattaatttataattttatcatatataaatggattgaattgaaattttctatttttgaaaGCTTAGGCCCCTGCCTGCCCCCCTCAAATTAGCGCTTGGTATTTAATAAAGGtcaaaaaagaagagagaaagaagaCTACCTATTTCAAGTTTTGGATTCTTGAGGCTTCGATTTCTTACTCGTGAATCCAAACAGTGGGACTATAGAGGAGGTCAAGTAGATTAATATATTCTAAGCTCATAGTGATCTAACAGTGAATGATTGCAAATAGGAGTTTTTAGCTTCAAACCTTTGTTTGGTTTTAAAGTGTTTTGGTCATTTTTCGAGGAAACCTAATTTGTAGGATGAAGAAAGGGTGGGGAGAGCTTCATTTTGGTGTGAGAAGGGGGTTGATCGGAGCTTCAGTAGCAGCGATAGATGTATGTTAGTGATACTTAGGGTAAATGGAGaaaaaaaataagataaaaattcaAAAGAGATTATGAAAATaggaggaaaagaagaagaagaagaagaagaatataaaataaagaaaatgagaaagaaaaataaaaaaaaggggaaaggagaagaaaaaaaaaaagaaaaatgcaagATTCTAGGAATTAGATTGGACCATTTGATAAGAGCAAGAATGGACCAATATTTCAATTCGAAAAAAGAGCTTAAATCGATGATTGAATAgttgaattgaattttttatttttattattttttaataatttatttaattaaattgaataaactaatcaaattaaaaacTAATTGTTTCATCCATAGTACTATGGTTCATTTATAGAAcattaaaagaaaagggaaaagaaagaaaaaataaataaataagggcGGGACCTACATGAAACCTTAAAAAGGAAAGCCAAGACACACTCGTGGCCTTCACGTGAGAAATAGAAAAAGGAGTAAAGGGGCACATTGCTCTTCAGCCCCTGGAGGCTTTTTGGGTAAATTGCTTTCTAGCTTTTGCTTTTAAATTCAATTCATTTAAGGTTTTTGCATTTTGGTGTGGCGTGtattattataaatatgttaTCATTGTTATTTGTGAAATTTTGTATTCAAATTTTACCAATAATAAATTTATCAAGAAATGGTATTTTAAATTAAGATTaatgtaacgcctcaattttcgggaattctgtgaatgttaacaaaatttcatgctttgattttgtcatttgtgagtgaaattatgaaataggacctatgtgaaaatgtttgaaaatgctataggctaaattgaagtggccaaataaataggagtgcaaaataggaggatttacatgataaacctcccattttacatgaagtggccagccatcatgttgttgtagacaaaatgtacacttgatatccataatttatggtacaaattgatacaaattgataatgggttaggtaaatgtttcatgacaatggattaggtaaatattccatgataatgggttaggtaaatgtttcatgataatgggttaggtaaatgtttcatgataagaattacatgtcttttgtattaaagaattaaatggatgaaatatgaagttttattaaaagaaaagggtgaaaagaacaaagttttgtccatctttgttcatcatagctgaaagttagagaagagaaaggagaggagaaagctcttgagtattcggtcattaggaggaggaaaattgaaggtaagttcttggtaccttgcttttattttgaggttcatgagttcttcttgattctaccttaactcttgaagtatattttgatttttggttgtgttgtgagcatttggtcatgaattaaaatgaaggaaatgattgttgtttcatgttcttttgatgaaaaatggaagatgtgtaaagttgagccaaacaaatgagcatgcatgtgccttagatgctaaagggaaatcggctaacatgttgtgctttaaaatgatgaaatggagattatgcttaagtaaaatcatagatatgtgatgattgattggtgatatacatgtttaaataacaagcatgcaagttaggtgtgaaagagtgatttggtaataaatctgcttgaaacagcagcagtaacgtgactttggaaaatcaccataaattgtgggagatgaattagaagctgaataaattatgtaattaaagcttaatgagtctagtttcaaatgaaataaactagaacatattttgaattctgtacaatgagaaatttgattcgtaatgaagagtggtcagattagtcaaacagtgaaacatgggaaactttgagaaaaatctggtatttattggctaaaccaaaaattctgaaaattttatggatagaagatatatgagtctattttcagggaaaattaacggcacttgatttggagtttcgtagctccagttataaatgatttagtgattgttgctcaggaagacagcttgcagtgaaattatgattatgtggtaaacattgacaaaaatttgttaatgagttgcttattaatttcttataagctcactatgatctgtaggtgtggttggctgaatattgtaaggggttaatatgtagtttgtatttgaatagttagattaacgtgttagtaatccaattgtaggcggttcgtgtgtggatctcgtcaacatatcgtcataaatgtgtgtgtaactaacaccctctttcttagtctagatcggcaaaagcgaaaagtcgaaatgccaaaaccggtattttgtagatttgcgagtgtgcgaatgctcgtgaggtaaatcgattaatgtttttggtaagctgcaaaatttggactgcaaagtgcatgatttctgtgccctcgatatttttggggttaatgggccaaaattggaatgatgggccaacgggcccaattcggtaagaaccctcggtagtgattctgttagcacgtgaaaagtaggaatatgcatgaaaaaccctaaaatagataaattactgaaatacctttaaaagtggaaaatttacagttttacctctagtagataaattaccgaaatacccctagggttaaattgacctaaatacatgtttgattgttgttatttactgcatgtcatgttattatctgatgtatgggactgggatattgacggaggaagtactgaaagtggcttgtccacgtactggaggctttgcctcaatttactgttaactgagcagcaaggctacaactgtggagtgttgggttgggtgggttgagctattccccacatggagtgtatggctggtacgggtggagtgtagtggttggtgggttgagtagtctccccaaatgggcttgcatatattattgatgttgcatgtattttgaaatgggcctatgggccatactgttatctgaataaggggctaaggcctagtttattgtaatctgaaaagggctctggcccagtaccactgttacctgaatgggcttgagctgacttgggctttgaatgggttttccttacacactaagtttccccaaactcaccccttttattttcatccacgcaggaaatctccaaccatagtgggcttggagtcatgaggaatttgagtggccacccgctcgaaagtttgattttcttccgtgaactggacatccttttatttacgtttgaagttttgggttttaaatgtaataaggccgcttaattatttttgatggttttatatgttttattaagataggtaatatttatatttaactattgaaattggatagctttaggcgcgttttcaaaaacaagaattgatttcaaaataacacgaaaataagcaaagcttccataatgaagatattttccaaaattaatcacttttcctaaaaaggacttaatcaaattggtttcctagaaatatacatgacgttaaggtatggcaatggcggtttgcatgtctaggattggatccgaagggagtttggtacttaagcagtccaatggactcacctcctcatttccggtttcctacctggtgcacagcttccattcattttaacctataatgaaattatcttttaaaacactaaataaGTTTTTCTGgaccaataatataaaatgttttgaacgcttcgatgtggcatgtcggatccgaccataacgtctgggccgggtttggggtgctacatttagtggtatcagagcctaggttgcaacaactcggctgtggaatgggtttacaaaaacaaagattttcgaaaatgaaaattttataaagaatgcgaaaaactcgattttcaaaatttagatatttagaaggtggcattcgaaTCTCCTACAAGtcctgtaagtattactcgaactcttcGAATATTTTTCGACTTATCTGCATCTTCAAATCCTGCTaagatactctagataggatgatactgaaaccataggaaaatcgataaaaGATCGAaatcgtagctagacttcgattctgcgaaaacaaactctaaacTATCatgcgattcataaaacatctgtaataaacactggaatattaattgatgcataaaaattcgtaatcaagataatacgatatgagtacaagaggccgtggactaagccgaggaagtgctcaagcgagatcttcgtcttcgagacatataccggtggtggatgcaccggtaccacctgcaacagaggtagagtctcatgactgcagtaccggggatgatgccctgtcatagacaatgcttcgtgttctggaaagggttgccggggcaagtacgggcaatggagttcggggatctatttctgaacgacttcgggctaacgaagcggagatctttaggggcgtgtctggtatcgcctcgaatgtggcagaatattgattGGAGgctacagaacggattatggacaacttggactgctctgaggagattgtgagtggggtatctgtagtaagtcctttgggtcactcggttagggtagacaaactgtatagggatgtacccttggaaactcaaggtaagattttccctagagatctgatggagttaccgttcggagagtttgatctcattttgggaatggactggcttgttaagcataaagcgactctggattgtgctgctaaacgaatgatgttaaggaccacaaaggatgaggaggttatagtgataggtgagcgaagggattatttgtccaatgtggtgtcggctttaagagccgaaaagtggattcagaaaggttgtgaggcctatttggcatttgtaagtcagtcagaagaggagggactgacagtgtataaggttaggaccgtaaaggagttccaagatgtttttccggaggagtttccaggattgcctccgaaccgagaagttgagtttggaatagacttgttgcctggaatggcgcctgtgtctatctcaccatatagaatggcaccgaaggagttggtggagcaaaaggcacaaattcaagagttgttagatagggacttcattaggccaagcgtgtcttcatggggagcaccggtgctattcgtgaaaaagaaggatggtacgatgcggatgtgcattgattatcgccagttgaacaaactgacgattaagaataagtatccactgccaaggattgacgatctattcgactagcttagaggagcttctgtattttccaagatcgaccttcgatctggatatcatcagttaagggtcaaggaggcagatatccaaaagacgacattcagaactcggtatggtcattacgagtttctggttatgtcatttggactaacgaacgctcctacagtgtttatggatatgatgaatcgtgtgttccaaccatttttggatcagttcatagtcatctttattgacgatatcctggtatattctaaaactgaaacgaaacatgatgagcatctccgtatagtgctgtaagtattaagggagaaagAACTCtttgcgaaattcagcaagtgtgaattttggttgagggaggtaaccttcttaggacatgtggtctctgctgaagggattaaggtggaccctcggaaaattgaagccattttggagtggaagccgcctaggtcagtgtcagaaatacggagttttctaggactggcatgatactacagaaggtttatggaaggtttttctatgatggcagcacctctaacaaaactcataaggaaaggagtaccgtttgtatggactaagaagcaacaagaagcttttgagaagctgaagaaatttctgactgaagcacctgtgttaattcaaccggagtttgggaaggattttactgtgtacagtgacgcatcacacgtgggtttgggctgcgtgttaatgcaggagggtaaggtggttgcatatgcatcacgacagcttaaacctcacgaggggaactatcttactcatgatttggagttggcggcagtgatatttgcacttaatatttggagacattacttgtacggggagaagtgtattatatacactgactacaagggtcttaagtatttgttgacttagaaggagctgaaccttaggcaaaggagatggattgagttacttaaggattatgactattcgatcgagtatcactaGGCAAGACTAATGTGGTAGTctatgctctaagtcgtagaactgtatctgatctgagagcaatgttttctcgtctgagtctgtatgatgatagaagtctgttggctgagttgcaagtgaggcca belongs to Gossypium arboreum isolate Shixiya-1 chromosome 7, ASM2569848v2, whole genome shotgun sequence and includes:
- the LOC108471598 gene encoding plasmodesmata-located protein 7 isoform X1, whose amino-acid sequence is MKALHDMSVNLSLSVSIPSLSLKQIKPTMATSLLSLSLFVISFPFLPIQTALSSSTDSFVFGGCTQQKYAPDSPYESNLNSLLTSLVNSATYSSYNNFTIVGSSPQDVVYGLYQCRGDLSMPDCATCVARAVTQTGSLCPTSCGGAVQLQGCFIKYDNATFLGVEDKNVVLKKCGPSVEFEKESEIVGGRDAMMAGLMGGGGLFRVGGSGEVQGLAQCVGDLSLAECQDCLSSAIQRLKSECAAAAYGDMYLGKCYARFSTAGDNGHYYPKSHNEKSGNDGEKTFAIIIGLLAGIALLIIFLAFLRKVVDRNAKTRWKDVPNLKL
- the LOC108471598 gene encoding plasmodesmata-located protein 7 isoform X2 is translated as MKALHDMSVNLSLSVSIPSLSLKQIKPTMATSLLSLSLFVISFPFLPIQTALSSSTDSFVFGGCTQQKYAPDSPYESNLNSLLTSLVNSATYSSYNNFTIVGSSPQDVVYGLYQCRGDLSMPDCATCVARAVTQTGSLCPTSCGGAVQLQGCFIKYDNATFLGVEDKNVVLKKCGPSVEFEKESEIVGGRDAMMAGLMGGGGLFRVGGSGEVQGLAQCVGDLSLAECQDCLSSAIQRLKSECAAAAYGDMYLGKCYARFSTAGDNGHYYPKSHNEKSGNDGEKTFAIIIGLLAGIALLIIFLAFLRKVVDRNGK